A stretch of the Onychomys torridus chromosome 23, mOncTor1.1, whole genome shotgun sequence genome encodes the following:
- the Agxt gene encoding serine--pyruvate aminotransferase: MFWMLTKTSVTLGTRTAGWVRTMGSHQLLVPPPEALSKPLSVPKRLLLGPGPSNLTPRVLAAGGLRMIGHMQKEMFQIMDEIKQGIQYVFQTRNPLTLVVSGSGHCAMETALFNLLEPGDSFLVGANGIWGMRAAEIAERIGARVHQMIKEPGEHYTLQEVEEGLARHKPVLLFLTHGESSTGVVQPLDGFGELCHKFPKASGL; this comes from the exons ATGTTCTGGATGTTGACCAAGACCAGTGTAACACTGGGCACCAGAACAGCAGGTTGGGTGCGGACCATGGGCTCCCACCAGCTGCTGGTGCCACCACCAGAGGCCCTGAGCAAGCCCCTGTCAGTTCCTAAGCGGCTCCTGTTGGGCCCAGGGCCGTCCAACCTGACTCCAAGAGTGCTGGCGGCCGGAGGGCTGAGGATGATTGGCCACATGCAAAAAGAGATGTTTCAG ATCATGGATGAGATCAAGCAAGGCATCCAGTACGTGTTCCAGACCAGGAACCCCCTCACACTGGTTGTCAGCGGCTCTGGACACTGTGCCATGGAAACTGCCCTGTTCAACCTCCTAGAGCCTGGGGACTCCTTTCTAGTTGGAGCCAATGGCATCTGGGGGATGCGGGCTGCCGAGATTGCTGAGCGCATTG GAGCCCGTGTGCACCAGATGATCAAGGAACCTGGAGAACACTACACATtgcaggaggtggaggag GGCCTGGCCCGGCACAAACCAGTACTGTTGTTCCTGACCCACGGGGAGTCATCCACCGGTGTGGTGCAACCCCTAGATGGCTTTGGAGAGCTCTGCCACAA ATTCCCAAAGGCCAGTGGCCTGTAG
- the LOC118573488 gene encoding serine--pyruvate aminotransferase, mitochondrial-like, with protein MDQQGIDVLYSGSQKVLNAPPGISLISFSDKAKHKVYTRRTKPVSFYTDITYLAKLWGCEGKTRVIHHTTPVTSLYCLRESLALISEQGLENSWQRHREATAYLHKRLKELGLQLFVKDPAIRLPTITTVTVPAGYNWRDIVSYVLDHFHIEISGGLGPSEEKVLRIGLLGCNATMENVDRLAQALREALQRCPKNKL; from the exons ATGGACCAGCAAG GCATTGACGTCTTGTACTCTGGCTCCCAGAAGGTCCTGAATGCTCCACCAGGGatctctctcatctccttcagTGACAAGGCCAA ACACAAGGTCTACACTCGGCGGACAAAGCCTGTCTCCTTCTACACAGACATCACGTACTTGGCCAAGCTGTGGGGTTGTGAGGGCAAGACCAGAGT AATTCACCATACCACGCCGGTCACCAGCTTATACTGCCTGAGGGAGAGCCTGGCGCTCATTTCAGAGCAG GGCCTGGAGAATTCCTGGCAGCGGCACAGGGAGGCTACGGCTTATCTGCACAAACGCCTGAAGGAGCTGGGCCTGCAGCTCTTTGTGAAGGACCCG GCAATCCGGCTACCCACCATCACCACCGTGACTGTGCCCGCTGGTTACAACTGGAGGGACATCGTCAGCTATGTGCTGGACCACTTCCACATTGAAATCTCCGGTGGCCTTGGGCCCTCCGAGGAGAAG GTGCTGCGGATTGGCCTACTGGGCTGCAATGCTACCATGGAGAACGTGGACCGTCTGGCCCAGGCCCTGAGGGAGGCCCTGCAACGTTGTCCTAAGAACAAGTTGTGA
- the Mab21l4 gene encoding protein mab-21-like 4, with product MPAPCIFAPDMAEQVPLWHHYLLAIQSRESPRVQDYQRAENILLTVLERVHALDPRFVVDYSRDLEAFQFALRSSEDPLDVEVPLGVDAEALLIEDSEAAEPGDGPTTCRLGVLKKASVLEPWMTDDVFSVSSEARDKCCGYIVPSKVLCVLKDLLVAATVHCKHHSLIPPGGNLDMQGGGLEIRMVLNGP from the exons ATGCCAGCCCCCTGCATCTTTGCTCCAGACATGGCTGAGCAGGTGCCCCTGTGGCACCACTACCTGTTGGCCATCCAGTCACGGGAGTCACCCCGTGTCCAGGACTACCAGAGAGCAGAGAACATCCTGCTCACCGTGCTGGAGCGAGTCCATGCCTTGGACCCCCGCTTTGTTGTTGACTACTCTCGAGACCTGGAAGCCTTCCAGTTTGCACTGCGTTCCTCAGAGGACCCGCTGGATGTGGAGGTGCCCCTGGGGGTGGACGCCGAGGCTCTCCTGATTGAGGATTCAGAAGCCGCTGAGCCAGGAGATGGCCCCACAACCTGTCGCCTGGGTGTCCTCAAGAAAGCGTCTGTCCTGGAGCCATGGATGACTGATGATGTCTTCAGTgtctcctcagaggccagagacaagTGCTGTGGCTACATTGTACCCAGTAAAGTTCTGTGTGTCCTTAAAGATCTTCTGGTGGCTGCCACCGTACACTGCAAACACCACAGCCTCATTCCACCAG GAGGCAACCTGGATATGCAAGGTGGGGGCCTAGAGATTCGGATGGTCCTTAATGGCCCATAA